The Thioalkalivibrio sulfidiphilus HL-EbGr7 genome includes a window with the following:
- the atpA gene encoding F0F1 ATP synthase subunit alpha encodes MQLNPTEISELIKKRIASYDAAAQARTEGTVVSLSDGIVRLHGLADVMQGEMIEFPGNTYGLALNLERDSVGAVVLGDYKHIKEGDTARCTGRILEVPVGEALLGRVVNSLGMAVDGKGAIDTSLTSPIEKIAPGVIERQSVDQPVQTGLKAIDAMVPIGRGQRELIIGDRQTGKTAVAVDAIINQKGTGVKCIYVAVGQKASSIANVVTKLEQHGALEHTIIVAATASESAAMQFIAPYAGCAMGEYFRDRGQDALIIYDDLTKQAWAYRQVSLLLRRPPGREAYPGDVFYLHSRLLERASRVNAEYVEKFTNGEVKGKTGSLTALPIIETQAGDVSAFVPTNVISITDGQIFLETDLFNAGIRPAINAGLSVSRVGGAAQTKIIKKLGGGVRLALAQYRELAAFSQFASDLDELTRKQLERGKRVTELMKQGQFSPMSVAEMAFSLFAANEGYLDDVDAKKVVDFEKAMLDFLRSSKTDLLAKINEKGDYNDDIQAGMKAALDEFKAKHSW; translated from the coding sequence ATGCAACTCAATCCGACCGAAATCAGTGAACTGATCAAGAAGCGCATCGCCAGTTACGATGCGGCGGCACAGGCGCGCACCGAAGGTACCGTGGTGAGCCTCTCCGACGGCATCGTGCGTCTGCACGGCCTGGCCGACGTGATGCAGGGTGAGATGATCGAATTCCCCGGCAACACCTACGGCCTGGCGCTCAACCTGGAGCGCGACTCCGTGGGCGCGGTGGTGCTGGGTGACTACAAGCACATCAAGGAAGGCGACACGGCGCGCTGCACCGGCCGCATCCTGGAAGTGCCCGTGGGCGAGGCCCTGCTGGGCCGCGTGGTGAACTCCTTGGGCATGGCGGTGGACGGCAAGGGTGCCATCGACACCAGCCTGACTTCCCCCATCGAGAAGATCGCCCCCGGCGTGATCGAGCGTCAGTCGGTGGACCAGCCGGTACAGACCGGTCTGAAGGCCATCGACGCCATGGTGCCGATCGGCCGCGGCCAGCGTGAGCTGATCATCGGCGACCGCCAGACCGGCAAGACCGCCGTGGCCGTGGACGCCATCATCAACCAGAAGGGCACCGGCGTGAAGTGCATCTACGTGGCGGTGGGCCAGAAGGCCTCCTCCATCGCCAACGTGGTGACCAAGCTGGAACAGCACGGCGCGCTGGAGCACACCATCATCGTGGCGGCCACCGCCTCCGAATCCGCGGCCATGCAGTTCATCGCCCCCTACGCCGGTTGTGCCATGGGCGAGTACTTCCGTGACCGCGGCCAGGACGCGCTGATCATCTATGACGACCTCACCAAGCAGGCCTGGGCCTACCGCCAGGTGTCCCTGCTGCTGCGTCGTCCCCCGGGTCGTGAAGCCTATCCCGGTGACGTGTTCTACCTGCACTCCCGTCTGCTGGAGCGCGCCTCCCGCGTGAACGCCGAGTACGTGGAGAAGTTCACCAACGGTGAAGTGAAGGGCAAGACCGGTTCCCTGACCGCCCTGCCGATCATCGAGACCCAGGCCGGCGACGTGTCCGCGTTCGTGCCCACCAACGTGATCTCCATCACCGATGGTCAGATCTTCCTGGAGACCGACCTGTTCAACGCGGGTATCCGTCCGGCCATCAACGCCGGTCTGTCCGTTTCCCGAGTGGGTGGCGCGGCCCAGACCAAGATCATCAAGAAGCTCGGCGGCGGCGTGCGTCTGGCCCTGGCCCAGTATCGTGAGCTGGCGGCGTTCTCCCAGTTCGCCTCCGACCTGGATGAGCTGACCCGCAAGCAGCTGGAGCGCGGCAAGCGCGTCACCGAGCTGATGAAGCAGGGCCAGTTCTCGCCCATGTCCGTGGCCGAGATGGCGTTCTCCCTGTTCGCCGCCAACGAAGGCTACCTGGACGACGTGGATGCCAAGAAGGTGGTGGACTTCGAAAAGGCCATGCTCGACTTCCTGCGTTCCAGCAAGACGGACCTGCTGGCCAAGATCAACGAGAAGGGTGACTACAACGACGACATCCAGGCCGGCATGAAGGCCGCCCTGGACGAGTTCAAAGCCAAGCACAGCTGGTAA
- a CDS encoding F0F1 ATP synthase subunit delta produces MSELTTLARPYAKAVFEVAQGAGDLARWSDQLGFMAAVVHDPTMKAFLDSPKLTREAAADTVIGVCEGRIDDQGKNFVRLLAENGRLTLLPEIAAIYEVMRAEAEGKVEALVVSAQPVSDAQKSAIAQSLAKRLGREVELVCEVDESLIGGAVIRAGDLVIDGSVRGRLERMAANLSR; encoded by the coding sequence ATGTCTGAACTCACCACGCTTGCTCGGCCTTACGCCAAGGCGGTCTTCGAAGTGGCGCAGGGCGCCGGTGACCTGGCCCGCTGGTCCGACCAGCTGGGCTTCATGGCCGCCGTCGTCCACGACCCCACCATGAAGGCCTTCCTGGACAGCCCGAAGCTCACCCGCGAAGCCGCAGCCGATACCGTCATCGGTGTCTGCGAAGGCCGCATCGACGACCAGGGTAAGAACTTCGTTCGCCTGCTGGCCGAGAACGGCCGCCTGACCCTGCTCCCCGAGATCGCCGCCATCTATGAAGTGATGCGCGCCGAAGCGGAAGGCAAGGTGGAGGCGCTGGTCGTCTCCGCGCAGCCCGTCAGCGATGCGCAGAAGTCCGCCATTGCCCAGTCCCTCGCCAAGCGCCTCGGGCGCGAGGTGGAGCTGGTCTGCGAGGTGGACGAGAGTCTCATCGGCGGTGCCGTGATCCGAGCGGGCGACCTGGTCATCGATGGTTCAGTGCGCGGGCGTCTGGAACGCATGGCCGCCAACCTGAGCCGCTAA
- a CDS encoding F0F1 ATP synthase subunit B, which yields MNINLTLLGQMITFGLLVWVTMKFVWPPIIQAMQERQKKIADGLAAAERGKHEQQLAEEKAKQVLHEAKQQAAEIVAQAQKRANEIVEASKDTARVEGERIKASAQTEIEQEVHRAREELRKQVGAIAVVGAERILKKEIDPKAHDQVIQDLVAQI from the coding sequence GTGAACATCAATCTCACGCTGCTCGGCCAGATGATCACCTTCGGTTTGCTGGTGTGGGTCACGATGAAGTTCGTGTGGCCCCCCATCATCCAGGCGATGCAGGAACGTCAGAAGAAGATCGCTGACGGCCTTGCCGCCGCCGAGCGTGGCAAGCACGAACAGCAGCTCGCCGAGGAAAAAGCCAAGCAGGTCCTGCATGAAGCCAAGCAGCAGGCCGCGGAGATCGTCGCCCAGGCGCAGAAACGCGCCAACGAGATCGTCGAGGCCTCGAAGGATACCGCCCGCGTCGAAGGCGAGCGTATCAAGGCGTCAGCGCAGACCGAGATCGAGCAGGAAGTCCACCGTGCGCGCGAAGAACTGCGCAAGCAGGTGGGTGCCATCGCAGTCGTCGGGGCCGAGCGTATCCTGAAGAAGGAAATCGATCCCAAGGCCCACGACCAGGTGATTCAGGACCTGGTGGCACAGATCTAG
- the atpE gene encoding F0F1 ATP synthase subunit C translates to MELALANVQGMTAIAVGLILGMGALGTAIGFGLLGGRFLEGAARQPEMVPMLQVKMFIVAGLLDAVTMIGVGLALFFTFANPFLGVITG, encoded by the coding sequence ATGGAACTCGCTCTCGCTAACGTTCAGGGCATGACCGCGATCGCTGTGGGTCTGATCCTCGGCATGGGTGCCCTGGGTACCGCCATCGGCTTCGGTCTGCTGGGTGGCCGTTTCCTGGAAGGTGCTGCCCGTCAGCCCGAAATGGTGCCGATGCTGCAGGTGAAGATGTTCATCGTTGCCGGTCTGCTCGACGCCGTGACCATGATCGGTGTGGGTCTGGCCCTGTTCTTCACTTTCGCCAATCCCTTCCTGGGCGTCATCACCGGCTAA
- the atpB gene encoding F0F1 ATP synthase subunit A, whose amino-acid sequence MAAEYANASEYIKHHLGHLTLGDKETFWAIHVDTMFFSILLGAVFLFIFIRAARRMTAGVPGGLQNFVEILVEFVDQQVKDSFHGRSKVIAPLALTLFVWIFLMNIVKLLPYDLLPYLGYMLGLEYLRINPTSDVNATLGMSIAVFFLIIFYSFYIKGVTGFSKEIFLKPFGIWFLPFNFVLKVVEEIAKPVSLALRLFGNMYAGGLIFTLIALLPWWIQWTLGLSWSLFKLLIITLQAFIFMVLTIVYLSMAHEDH is encoded by the coding sequence ATGGCAGCGGAATACGCGAACGCTTCGGAGTACATCAAACACCACCTGGGCCACCTGACCCTGGGTGACAAGGAGACGTTCTGGGCCATTCACGTGGACACCATGTTCTTCTCCATCCTGCTCGGCGCCGTATTCCTGTTCATCTTCATCCGTGCCGCCCGCCGCATGACCGCCGGCGTCCCCGGAGGCCTGCAGAATTTCGTCGAGATCCTGGTCGAGTTCGTCGACCAGCAGGTCAAGGACTCCTTCCACGGCCGCAGCAAGGTCATCGCCCCACTGGCCCTGACCCTGTTCGTGTGGATCTTCCTCATGAACATCGTCAAGCTGCTGCCCTACGACCTGCTGCCCTACCTGGGCTACATGCTCGGTCTTGAATACCTGCGCATCAACCCGACCTCGGACGTGAACGCAACGCTCGGCATGTCCATCGCGGTGTTCTTCCTGATCATCTTCTACAGCTTCTACATCAAGGGCGTGACCGGATTCTCCAAGGAGATCTTCCTCAAGCCCTTCGGCATCTGGTTCCTGCCCTTCAACTTCGTGCTGAAGGTGGTGGAAGAGATCGCCAAGCCCGTGTCACTCGCGCTGCGACTGTTCGGCAACATGTACGCCGGCGGCCTGATCTTCACCCTGATCGCGCTGTTGCCCTGGTGGATCCAGTGGACCCTCGGGTTGTCCTGGTCCCTGTTCAAGCTGCTGATCATCACCCTGCAGGCGTTCATCTTCATGGTGCTGACCATCGTCTACCTGAGCATGGCTCACGAAGATCATTGA
- a CDS encoding ATP synthase subunit I — protein sequence MAFINSTTRRLLVIQACVAAAGFLVFSWLSGPYAAWSALAGGGIGFITTAFFALRVFAGGAERPAKVIVRTFYVGESQKILLTVALFVVAIVWLEVSFLPMFATYMVSLMAFWIVLLPALSGTQD from the coding sequence GTGGCCTTCATCAACAGCACGACCCGGCGACTTCTCGTCATTCAGGCCTGCGTGGCGGCAGCCGGCTTCCTGGTATTCAGCTGGTTGTCAGGTCCCTACGCAGCATGGTCAGCGCTGGCCGGGGGAGGCATCGGCTTCATCACGACCGCCTTTTTCGCCCTGCGGGTCTTTGCCGGAGGCGCCGAGCGCCCGGCGAAGGTCATAGTAAGAACATTTTATGTCGGCGAATCCCAGAAGATCCTGCTGACGGTGGCTTTGTTCGTGGTGGCAATCGTGTGGCTGGAGGTCAGCTTCCTGCCCATGTTCGCCACGTACATGGTTAGCCTGATGGCATTCTGGATCGTCCTGTTACCGGCACTGTCCGGCACGCAAGACTAG
- a CDS encoding ParB/RepB/Spo0J family partition protein, which translates to MARRKTGLGRGLDVLLSSAGAAQREQEDSNLRQIPVDQIRRGKYQPRIHIKQEALEDLAASIRAQGVVQPVVVRPMGQGYELIAGERRWRAAQLAGLHEVPAVVRDIPDQAAAAMALIENIQRENLNPIEEARALHRLIQEFEMTHQQAAESVGRSRTGVTNLLRLLELGEVASRLLDEGQMEMGHARALLVLPAELQDETARKVVAKGLSVRETERLVQNLLKQDRHKTEVKSPAGNPDVRRLEESLSERLGAPVNIQYNNKGKGKLVIQYNSLDELDGILEHIR; encoded by the coding sequence ATGGCTAGAAGGAAGACCGGACTGGGCCGCGGACTGGACGTGCTGCTGAGCAGCGCCGGCGCCGCCCAGCGTGAGCAGGAGGATTCCAACCTGCGCCAGATCCCGGTGGATCAGATCCGCCGCGGCAAGTACCAGCCCCGCATCCACATCAAGCAAGAGGCCCTCGAGGATCTGGCCGCCTCCATCCGCGCCCAGGGCGTGGTGCAGCCGGTGGTGGTGCGACCCATGGGCCAGGGCTACGAGCTGATCGCCGGTGAACGGCGCTGGCGCGCCGCCCAGCTGGCGGGCCTGCACGAGGTCCCGGCGGTGGTGCGCGACATCCCCGACCAGGCCGCCGCCGCCATGGCCCTGATCGAGAACATCCAGCGGGAGAACCTCAATCCCATCGAGGAGGCCCGCGCCCTGCACCGGCTCATCCAGGAATTCGAGATGACCCACCAGCAGGCGGCGGAATCCGTGGGCCGCTCCCGCACCGGCGTGACCAACCTGCTGCGCCTGCTGGAGCTGGGCGAGGTGGCCAGCCGGCTGCTGGACGAGGGCCAGATGGAGATGGGCCATGCCCGCGCCCTGCTGGTGCTGCCCGCCGAGCTGCAGGACGAGACCGCCCGCAAGGTGGTGGCCAAGGGCCTGTCGGTGCGCGAGACCGAGCGCCTGGTGCAGAACCTCCTGAAACAGGATCGTCACAAGACCGAGGTAAAGTCCCCGGCGGGCAACCCGGACGTGCGCCGCCTGGAAGAGTCCCTGTCCGAGCGCCTGGGCGCGCCCGTGAACATCCAGTACAACAACAAGGGCAAGGGCAAGCTGGTGATCCAGTACAACTCCCTGGATGAACTGGACGGCATCCTGGAGCACATCCGCTAG
- a CDS encoding ParA family protein codes for MAKILTIANQKGGVGKTTTSVNLAASLAATKRRVLMIDLDPQGNATMGSAVDKHDLEFTSCDVLMGRTPIREAIQYVEAVGYSILPANADLTEAEVSLMQAERREFRLKEALAPVVAEFDYIIIDCPPSLNMLTVNALVAATGVLIPMQCEYYALEGLSALTRTIESIRQSVNPDLQVEGVLRTMYDPRNNLATDVSAQLEQHFGERVYRTIIPRNVRLAEAPSYGLPILLYDKPSRGAMAYLALAGEILRRERGTTPAPAASA; via the coding sequence ATGGCCAAGATCCTGACCATCGCCAACCAGAAGGGCGGGGTGGGCAAGACCACCACCAGCGTCAACCTGGCGGCTTCACTCGCGGCCACCAAGCGCCGGGTGCTGATGATCGATCTGGATCCCCAGGGCAACGCCACCATGGGCAGCGCCGTGGACAAGCACGACCTGGAATTCACCAGCTGTGACGTGCTCATGGGCCGCACGCCGATACGCGAGGCCATCCAGTACGTGGAGGCGGTGGGCTACAGCATCCTGCCGGCCAATGCCGACCTCACCGAGGCGGAGGTGAGCCTGATGCAGGCGGAGCGCCGCGAGTTCCGGCTCAAGGAGGCCCTGGCCCCGGTGGTCGCCGAGTTCGACTACATCATCATCGACTGCCCGCCGTCCCTGAACATGCTCACGGTCAACGCCCTGGTGGCGGCCACCGGCGTGCTGATCCCCATGCAGTGCGAGTACTACGCACTGGAAGGCCTCTCGGCCCTGACCCGCACCATCGAGAGCATCCGCCAGTCAGTGAATCCGGACCTGCAGGTGGAAGGCGTGCTGCGCACCATGTACGACCCGCGCAACAACCTGGCCACCGATGTCTCCGCGCAGCTCGAGCAGCACTTCGGCGAGCGGGTCTACCGCACCATCATCCCGCGCAACGTGCGCCTGGCCGAGGCGCCCAGCTACGGGCTGCCGATCCTCCTGTATGATAAGCCGTCCCGCGGTGCCATGGCCTACCTGGCCCTGGCCGGCGAGATCCTGCGACGGGAGCGCGGCACCACGCCGGCCCCCGCCGCCAGCGCCTGA
- the rsmG gene encoding 16S rRNA (guanine(527)-N(7))-methyltransferase RsmG translates to MTALDEAARAELARGLEALGLPANLGQPLGAYLELLARWNKAYNLTAVTEPRQMVTHHLLDSLAVLPWIRGSRIADIGSGAGLPGIPLAIARPELTVVLVDTVGKKVRFQKQAILELGLVNASAVHARVENYRPEEPFDTVISRAFAATADFVALAGHLVSAGGRMFAMKGRDPGDELKALPEPWVVVDVHQIRVPGLSAERHLVELRRN, encoded by the coding sequence GTGACCGCACTCGACGAGGCCGCACGCGCGGAGCTGGCGCGCGGACTGGAGGCACTGGGCCTGCCCGCGAACCTGGGCCAGCCGCTGGGTGCCTACCTGGAACTGCTTGCCCGCTGGAACAAGGCCTACAACCTCACGGCGGTGACCGAGCCCCGGCAGATGGTCACCCACCATCTGCTCGACAGTCTGGCCGTCCTGCCCTGGATACGCGGTTCGCGCATCGCGGATATCGGCAGCGGGGCTGGCCTTCCGGGCATCCCGCTGGCCATCGCCCGGCCGGAGCTGACGGTGGTGCTGGTGGACACCGTGGGCAAGAAGGTGCGTTTCCAGAAACAGGCCATCCTGGAACTGGGTCTGGTGAATGCGAGCGCGGTTCACGCCCGGGTGGAAAACTATCGCCCGGAGGAGCCCTTTGATACAGTCATCAGCCGCGCCTTTGCGGCCACGGCGGATTTCGTGGCCCTGGCCGGGCACCTGGTGAGCGCCGGGGGAAGGATGTTCGCCATGAAGGGCCGCGATCCGGGCGACGAACTGAAGGCGTTGCCCGAACCCTGGGTGGTGGTGGACGTCCACCAGATCCGGGTGCCGGGACTGTCTGCCGAACGACACCTGGTGGAACTGCGCCGAAACTGA